The genomic DNA GAGCTTCACGACCAGGGCCTCCGCGCCGAACCCGCGCGCCTCGCGCGCCGTCGCCTCGAGGCTGCCCGGGAGCGGGTCGGTGAGCGACTTCCGTACGGTCGAGGAGTGCTCGAGGCGTTCGTGTCCGGTGACCGTTCGCGCGCTGAGCACGAGGTCGAAGCCACGCCGGGCGAGCTCGAGCGCGCAGCCCCGGCCGATCCCGCGGCTCGCGCCGGTGATGAACGCGACCTTTTTCGCGGCCATGCGGGGTACCTAGCGCCGGGCGCGGGACGCGGTCAATGCGCGCAGCGGAGCGGTCGGGCCGACCTGCTAGGATCGTCCTACGGCCGCCTGAGCGGCTCAGCCGGGGATGTGCACCAGCTCGAGCTTGATGCCGTCGGGGTCGGCGAAGAAGACCGCATAGTAGCCGGGGACGTACTCGGGGTACTCGCGCGGCGGATCGAGGATCGTGCCGCCCCATGCCGTGACGTCCCTTGCCAGCGCGTCGACCTGCACGCGGCTCTCGGCGCGGAACGCGACCTCGCAGAGACCCACGCGGTCCTTCGAGAAGGTGTCGCCGCGGAAGCGCGGGTCCGCCTGCTTCAGCCAGATGCTGCCGCCCGGGCCGAGGAACCCGAGCACGGCCCCGGCGTCGCACAGGCCGGGGTAGCCGAGACGCGGCATGAGCGCGTCGTAGAACGACCGCGACCGCCGCAGGTCGTTGACGGTCAGGAAGACATGGTGCACGCCGCCGGTCGCCGGGACCGGGGTCGTCGTGGGCGGACAGCCACAGCCACCTGGTGTCTCGCTCGCCATCGCCGGCTACCATACGGGCGCCGCGCGGCTCAGTCGAGTACGTTGCGGGTCCGGTGCCGACGGGCTATCGCCAGGGCGTGCCGGTCATCCTCCACGCCGACATGGACGCGTTCTACGCGGCGGTCGAGCAGCGCGACCGTCCCGAGCTGCGCGGGCGGCCGGTCATCGTCGGCGGGACGTCGAGCCGCGGCGTGGTGACGGCCGCCTCCTACGAGGCGCGCCGCTTCGGCGTCCGCTCGGCCATGCCGACGGTCCAGGCGCGCGCGCTCTGCCCCGCCGCCGTCTTCCTGCGCGGCGACATGGCCAAGTACCGGCGCGTCAGCGCACAGCTGCGGGCCATCTTCACGACCATCAGCCCCGACGTGGAGCCGCTCTCGCTCGACGAGGCGTTCATCGACATCACCGCCTCGCAGCGCCTGCTCGGCCCGCCGCTCGCGATCGGCCGGCTGCTCAGGGATCGCGTGCGCGCCGCGACCGCACTCGCCGTCTCGGTCGGGATCGGGCCGGGCAAGATGGTCGCGAAGATCGCGAGCGACCTCGCGAAGCCCGACGGGCTCCTCGAGGTGCCGGCCGACCGGGTCGCCGCGTTCCTGCACCCGCTGCCGGCGTGGCGCCTGTGGGGCGTCGGCCCGGTCACCGAGGCCGCGCTCGCCCGCGCCGGGATCACGACCATCGGCCAGCTCGCGGCGCGGCCGGCGGCCGAGCTCGCGCCGTTCGTCGGGGGAGCCGCTGCCGATCACCTCGTCCGGCTGGCCCACGGGGAGGACGCACGCATCGTCGAGCCGGACCTCGCGGCCAAGTCCTACGGCGAGGAGGGCACGTTCGCGGCCGACGCGCGGGATGACCGCAGCGTGCGCGAGGCGATCATCGGCCACGCCGACGCCATAGGGCGCCGTCTGCGCCGCGACCGCGTGCGGAGTCGCGTCGTGGTGCTGAAGCTCAAGCTCGCCGAGCGCCTCGGCCCGGGCAAGTTCCGCCTCCTCACCCGGCGCGCGACGCTCCCCGAGCCGACCGACGACGGGAAGACGATCTCCGATGCGGCGCTGCGGCTCTGGGAGCGGCACCGGCCGCGGCTGCCGGTCCGGCTGGTCGGCGTGTCGGCGGCCGGCATCGTCGGCGACGCGTCCGAGCAGTTCGCCCTCTTCGCCGCGGACGCCCACCGCCGGCGCGCGGCGCTCAACCAGGCGCTCGACGCCATCGTCGCGCGCTTCGGCATGGAGAGCATCGCGCGGGGCGGCGCCGGTCGCAGCGAGAAGGGGCTCACGACGCGCCTCAAGCGCGGCGAGTAGCGGGCGGGACCCGGCGCGAGCGGCTCCGTGCGGCCCTCGCCGCGGCCCCGGTTGCGTGCGCGCGCCTCCAGCGATGTCTCAGTCGTCACTTCCGATTCGGTCGGGGTCCATGTCGAGCGGGCAGTGCGGGGACGCGACGTCCGGCCGAGGTGCGCGGCTTTGGCGGGCCCCGCCGACGTGCTAAGAGCCCGCGATGCTGAGCCTCGCCTCCACGTCGGATCGGGCGTGGGTCCAACGTGCGTGCGCGCACCTCGACGAGATCCTCCTCGACCACGCCCACTGCGAGAAGAAGGCAGCCTCCACCGCGGTGAGCCTCCTCTTCAAGTATGCCGAGCGGCGGGAGCTGCTGGTGACGCTCTCGCAGCTCGCGCGCGAGGAGCTGGAGCACTTCGAGGCGGTGCTGGCGCAGCTCGCGGTGCGCGGGGTCACGTTCCGTCATCAGGTGCCGAGCCCGTACGCGGGCCAGCTCGGGAAGGCGATCCGCGCGCGCGAGCCCGAGCGCCTGCTCGACACGCTCCTCTGCGCGGCGCTCATCGAGGCGCGGAGCTGCGAGCGCATGCGGCTCCTCGCCGAGACGCTCGACGATCCCGCGCTGGCGGGCCTCTACCGCGGGCTCCTCGCCGCCGAGGCGCGGCACCATCAGGCCTACGTCGAGCTCGCGACCGCGGTCGCGCCGCGCGCGCACGTGCGCACGCGTCTCCGCGAGCTCGCCCTGCATGAAGCGGCCGTGCTTGCGTCCGCGCCGCCCATCGCGAGGCTCCATGCCTGAGCACATCATCCAGCCCACGCGCATCGTCGCCGCGGGCAAGCCGCCGAAGCAGATCGACGAGTACGTCGGCCGCGCGAGCGCGAAGACGGCCGCCGTGAGCGTCGCGCACATGCGGAGCCCCGCCGGCTGGGTCGAGCCCGGGCAGACACCCGAGTTCGACGAGTACACGGTCGTGCTGAAGGGCCTGCTCCGCGTGAAGCACGCCGGCGGGACGATCGACGTACGTGCGGGACAGGCCGTCATCGCACGCCGCGGCGAGTGGGTGCAGTACAGCTCGCCCGAGCCGGAGGGCGCCGAGTACGTCGCGGTGTGCGTGCCGGCGTTCTCGCCGGAGACGGTGCACCGGGACGGCTAGGGTGTCGACCGAGGACCTGGCTCGCACCGGCATGCCGGTCGCCATCGCAGCCAAAGTGACCACCCGGATCGGCGGGTCGCCTGCGCCGCGGGCCGCGGACGCCGAGAAGAAGCGGGTACAGATGCCCTACTACCGCGACCTCGAAGGTTGAGCGCGAGCACCGCGTCACCGCCTCGGCGCGACAACGCGATTGACGGCGAGCCGAGGCCTCTACTATGGTTGGAGCGCACGGCGGTCGCATGGTGGAAATCGTGCCTCCCAACGCTCTCGAGAGCCGGCGGCGCGTCCGTACCGTGCGGTGGCCGATGGGGCCGCTCTTGGGCTCATGCCTTTCCTTGAGCCTGTCGCTGTCTGGGATCGGTGCGGGCGTCGCGGAGGCGATCCACATCTCCACCGCAGAATCGGTCGTCTTCGTCTGCCGCCGCGACCCACCCGAGGTGCTCAATTCGAGCAGCAGCGCGGGCGCGCCCGTCGTGACCGCGGGGACTGCCTGCGCTCAGGCGCTCGCCGACGCTCTGGTTGCGGGCTTCCGCCTCCAATCCGTGATCGCTTCGTTCGCTAGCGGAGATATCGCGTTCCCGCGTTACACCCTGATTAGGGTGCCCAACGCAGAGGATGATGGAGCCGGTTAGGCCGCGATCATCTTCTCCTGCGACCTCTCTTTGAAGACTTCCATCGCCAGCAACAGCTCGGGTGCGCCCGTCGTGACCGCCGGGACTCCCTGCGCCCAGGCTCTCGCGGATGCCATGGTCGCTGGCTTCAGCCTGGAATCGGTCATCCGTGCATTTCAAAATCTGGATTTGAACAATGGGAACCGCGTCACTGGCGGCGTCCCGACCTACACCCTCGTCAGGACGCCAACGGGAAGGTGCCCTGCGTGCGGCGAGAACGCGGTTGTCTTGACCTGCGGCCAAGACCCGCACGGCCCGCTCCTCGGCTCGAGCAGCAGCGCGGGGGCGCCCGTGGTGGGTGCCGGCGTCCGCTGCGCTCAGGCGCTCGCAGACGTTCTCGGCGCGGGCTTCCGTCTCGAGTCTGTCATCCCGGCATTCACGTCAGGGTTCCCGACCTACACCTTGATCGAGCGGCCGGGTGCAATGCGGGACGCGTTCGGTCAGAAGGCGGTCATCTTCACCTGCGGGCGGCAGGGGCTCGAGGTGCTCGGGGGTTCCGACAGCAGCACGGGTGCGCCCGTGGTCGCCGACGGAGCCCCGTGCGCTCAGACGCTCGCACATCTCCTCGCTGCCGGTCTGCGCGTCGTTTCTGCGATCCCGACAAGTGTCTCGAATCTTCCAACCTACACCATGGTCACAGAGCCGGGCGGGAACCCGGAGACCTCTCACGCGGAAGCGGTCATCTTCGTCTGCCTCGGCGGCGGTGGATTCGACGTGCTCAGTTCGAGCAGCAGTATGGGGGCGCCGGTTGTGGCTGCGGGAGTTCCCTGCGGGCAGGCGCTCGCGGACGGTCTCGATGCGGGTTTCAGGATCGAGTCCATCATCCCAGGATTCGCCTCGAACGCCTCGCACGAGCTGATCTACACCTTGATCAAGCCAAGGAGAAGGAGCGACACCTCCGATCAGCAGGCTGCCATTTTCGCCTGCGACGCATCCAACGTCGTCGCTTCGGGTAGCAGCACAGGCGCGCCTCCCGTCGCTGGTAAGTCCTGCGCTCAGGCGCTCGCGGACGTCCTCACTGAGTGCTTCGACGTCGCGGCGATCCTCCCCGGTTTGGGCTTCCCGACCTACACCCTGGTGAAGCGGCCCGCGGGAAGGTGTCGTCGACCGGGTCGCGAGGCGGTCATCACGTGCGGGGGCTTTTCGAGCAGCAGCGCAGGTGCGCCGGTCGTGGCTGCCGGCACGCCCTGTGCCCAGGCCTTGGCGGACGTTCTGAGCGCGGGCTTCAGGATAGAGCCCACGGAACCGCTCTTCAGCGGGAGTCTCCCGTATACGTTGACCGGCAAGCCGTAGGGGACGGGCCCGACTCCTCGAAGACTCTCGTACGATTGGGAGATCGTCCTCGACGGCATGCGCCTGACATTCAACGGGACGCCCGACGGAGGCCCAGATCAACAACGCCGCCGAGGTCGCATGGGCCGCCAGTTACGTCCGCTCTCCCCTGGCATCTCCGGCGGCGCTGAGCCGTTCCGAGCGCCC from Deltaproteobacteria bacterium includes the following:
- the dinB gene encoding DNA polymerase IV codes for the protein MDAFYAAVEQRDRPELRGRPVIVGGTSSRGVVTAASYEARRFGVRSAMPTVQARALCPAAVFLRGDMAKYRRVSAQLRAIFTTISPDVEPLSLDEAFIDITASQRLLGPPLAIGRLLRDRVRAATALAVSVGIGPGKMVAKIASDLAKPDGLLEVPADRVAAFLHPLPAWRLWGVGPVTEAALARAGITTIGQLAARPAAELAPFVGGAAADHLVRLAHGEDARIVEPDLAAKSYGEEGTFAADARDDRSVREAIIGHADAIGRRLRRDRVRSRVVVLKLKLAERLGPGKFRLLTRRATLPEPTDDGKTISDAALRLWERHRPRLPVRLVGVSAAGIVGDASEQFALFAADAHRRRAALNQALDAIVARFGMESIARGGAGRSEKGLTTRLKRGE
- a CDS encoding tRNA-(ms[2]io[6]A)-hydroxylase, which encodes MLSLASTSDRAWVQRACAHLDEILLDHAHCEKKAASTAVSLLFKYAERRELLVTLSQLAREELEHFEAVLAQLAVRGVTFRHQVPSPYAGQLGKAIRAREPERLLDTLLCAALIEARSCERMRLLAETLDDPALAGLYRGLLAAEARHHQAYVELATAVAPRAHVRTRLRELALHEAAVLASAPPIARLHA
- a CDS encoding cupin domain-containing protein codes for the protein MPEHIIQPTRIVAAGKPPKQIDEYVGRASAKTAAVSVAHMRSPAGWVEPGQTPEFDEYTVVLKGLLRVKHAGGTIDVRAGQAVIARRGEWVQYSSPEPEGAEYVAVCVPAFSPETVHRDG